The window GCTGCAGTTGCGGATCGACGGTGAGCCGGCTCCCGACATGGAGATCCTGGGCAACCTGGGGTTGATCATCGGTGGCGGGTTCGACACCACCACCGCGCTGACCGCGCACGCCCTCGAATGGCTCGGCGAGCATCCCGACGAGCGGGAGCGACTCAGTCGCGAGCGCGCGACGCTGCTGGCCCCCGCGACCGAGGAGTTCCTGCGGTTCTTCACCCCGGCACCCGGCGACGGCCGCACGTTCTCCGAGGACGTCGAGGTCGCCGGTCAGAGCTTCAAGCAGTACGAACGGCTCTGGCTGTCCTGGGCGATGGCCAACAGGGATCCGGCGGTCTTCGACGAGCCGAACAAGGTCGTGCTGGACCGAAAGGGCAATCGGCACTTCAGCTTCGGCATCGGCGTCCATCGCTGTGTGGGGTCGAACGTGGCCCGCACGGTGTTCAAGTCGATGCTCACCGCGGTGCTGGACCGGATGCCCGACTACGTCTGCGACCCGGAGGGCACGGTCCACTACGACTCCATCGGCGTCATCCAGGGCATGCGCAACCTGCCCGCGACGTTCACCCCGGGCAAGCCGCTGGGACCGGGTCTGGACGAGACGATCGAGAAACTGCAGCGGATCTGCAACGAGCAGGAACTCGCACGGCCCATCACCGAGCGCAAGGAAGCCGCGGTCATCGACTAGCTTGCGCCGATCTCGCCCGGAGTTCACGGCGAAATGGTTCGATGACTAGCGGTCGAAGACGGGAGACGAAGCGATGAGGCTCAGCAAGATCGGTGCCGTGGCAGTCGCGTTGATGGCGACGGCGACGTTCCTCGCGCCGCCGTCGAGCGCCGCGGGCATGCAGCTGGGCAACTACGACCTGCTGACCAACCGGTACAACCGCGCGTCGTGGTTCTGGTTCGTGTCGCTGTGCATCCCGGAGAAGACCCCCGACTGCGTGAACGTCGCAGCCCGCCCCCGGCTGCAGTTCTACGAGTACTACGAGAGCAAGGCCTGGCTGGTCGACGGCAGGTACACCTTCACCGTCGACGTCCCCGACGGGCTGCAGTGCCCCGGTCATGTGATGCCGACGCGCGAGACCTACTCCTGGGATGCGGTGACCCTGTTGGGCACCATCGACTCGCAGTTCGCCGTCGGCTGCTTCAACGGTCCGCCGGGAAGCCAGTTCTGGACGTTCAAACTCCAGCGCCTGTAGTCCGTCCCCCCGCACCGCGAGCGCGCGTGTCTGCCCGTCGACACACCGCCGCACGCGTACATTTCACGCACCTTCGCCGCCGCTCACAGTGCGCGATCACAGTGCCGTATAGCGCCGTCCGACGGCGTCGAACCGCACCCGCATCTGCGCGCGGCGTTCCTCGGCGGTGACGGTCGCGGTGTCGGCGGGCAGCACGCCGGCGAGCTCCGAGTGCTTCACGACCTCGGTCCGCAACGGCACGGGGGCGCCGTCGAGCATGTGCCGGTAGGTGACGTTGCCCCGCTCGAAGCCCTGTGTGTCGATCCAGTTGTGGAATCCGGGATCGGTGTGGGCCAGTACCAGCCGGACCTTGCCGTCGGTGTCGACGGCAGTTCGGCTCGGGGTGTAGCTGACCGGGCGGTACCGGAAATCCATGCTGTTGAAGAACACGCCCATGTTGGTCAGCGACCAGAACCCGTCGTGGGCGTCGAATTCGATGACGAGGGCTTCATCAGGTGTGAGCACCCAGTGCATGTTCACCGCGGCGCGGCCCCGTTTGGTGTCGCCGTCGGTGGACACCACCGCGGGGAACCGGTTCGGCGCGTCGGCGTCGACGCCGCCGTGGGTGAACGGGAACTCGGGCCAGTCGCCCATGACGCCGGTGAGGAAATCTCCTGCCCAGGCGATCGCGTCCACCATCTGCTGCGCGGTGGGTAGCGGCTTGGGTTCGGCCATGTCCACCCGTTCGATGGCGATCCTCGCCGGTATCTCGTCCCAGGAGTCGAAACCCTGCCGCACGAACAGCTTTCGTGACCCGGCGGTGGTCGGTAGCCAGTTCGATGCGCGGGGCGCACCGCCGAGGAACACCTCGAAGGTCCCGTCGTGATCGACCGCGAGTTCCGCTCCCGCCAGACTGGCCTCGGGCACGTCGCCGAACGGTTCGTGCAGCACTCCCGGGCCGTCGGGTCGGGGCCCCTGCACGGTGATGTTGAAGAACCGCGCCGTTCCCCGCTCGCCGTGGATGCGGTAGACCGAATCACCGTCGATCCACGCCTGCTGGTAGGTGAAGTCTGCGCAGTCACCACCCAACTTGCGCGTCGGCCCGCAGAATGCGTGCATGCCGGGATACCGCGTGTCGCGGGTCTCCAATGCCAGGTCGAAGGCCTGACCGAGATTCTGTGTCAGGAACCGCAATGCGTCGACACGATGCAGCTCCGAAGCGGGATTGTGTTCCTTGAAGATCTGCTGCCCGGCCGCTTTGACCTGATAGCAGAACGTCTCCCACGCGCGCCGCAGCGCGACGTCGTCCGGGCCGTCTCCGTACGCCATGTCTAACTCGTTCCGATACGGGTCAACAGTTCGGCGACGTACGTCCGGGCCCGCCGGGCGGCGGGCAGGGGTCCCTCCTCGGCGATCCGTGGGCCGATCAGCTCCAAGTCGAATCCGTGCTGATACCCGGCGGAAAGTGCCTGCGCGACAATCGCTTCGAGTGGGATGGCACCGTCGCCGGGAACGGCGCGGGCCGGGACCGATCTGTCACCGAGCACATAATCGCTGAGCTGGATCAACTCGGTGCGGGGCAGGGCCCGGTCGAGCAGGGTGCCCAGGTGTGCCTCGGTCCAGCAGTGGAACAGATCGATGCAGATGCCGACCCCCGCCGACTCCGCCAGTTCGATCGTGTCGGACAGCGTGTGGGCGATGTGGATGTCGGCGTAGAGACCCGACGCGTTCTCGATCGCCAATGCGACACCGGCCTGCCGCGCCGCGTCGAGACAGGGCTGCACGGCATCGCAGAATCGGCCGGCGGCCTGCTCCCACGTGCGGTCTCCGCGGCCGCCGGTCAGCATGTAGACGACTCGGGCGCCCACGCCGGCGGCCGCGTCGATCACGCCGCGCAGCGCGTCGGAGGACTCGAAGAGGTGAAAGACGGATTCCACCGAATAGTTGTCGGACGCAATCGCTTCCGTCAAGCCGGGCTGTCGCAGCTGGGCGTCGATGAGGCTGAGGCGGCTGAGGCCGAGTGATTCCCATACCCGACGGAGTTCGTCGAGCGGCGCGCCGTGGAAGGTGACGGAATGCACCGAGATCCTCTCGGCGGCACCGGAGATCTCAGCCACGATTCTCTATCTCGACGCCGAACCTGTCGCGGAACGGTCTGAACTCGGCATGCAGCGTGTCGAGATCCTCCCCGATGTCGGTGAGCAGACTCGTGGAGTACCGGAACTTGCCGTGCCGGTCCCCCTTGTTGTTCGCCAGGTAGTCGCGCATCCGCGCGGCGGCCTCGTCGGTCAGCGTCCGGCCGGTGAAGGCGTAGTACTTGCGCACCGTCCCGACAGGGTCGGCGATGAAGTCGGTGTAGCGGACATGCAGGATGCGCGGATCGTCGACCATCGGGTTGGTCATGGTGTTCGCGATGCTCGCGCGGGTCAGGTCCAGGTGCATCCGGGTGGCCGCGTGCAGGTCGACGGGTCCGACGAGCCCCTCGAGGATGTCGGCCATCATCATCGTCCGCGATGCCGCCACCTGGACCGGATCCCGGTGCAGCCACAGCAGACTCGCGTCGGGATAGGCGTCGAACAGCTCCGCGAGCCGAAACCCGTGGAAGCCCTTGAGAACCCAGTGCCTGCGCGGACGCGCGTACTGCAACTGCGCGAGCATGGCCTTGTGGATCCGGTACTGGGCCGCGGCGTCGGTCGGCAGCCCGCCGACCACGGTCTGCATCGGCACCCGCCACCACGCCGTCGGCGTCATCACGCGGAAGTCGAATGCCCAGGTGCGTTCGTCTTCGGGCAGGCCGTCGCCGAGCATGTCGTTGTAGGGATGGCTGTGCAGCCATTTCGGGGCCTTCGCGTTGATCTCGCGCCAGTCGGCGTCCGCCCGCGCCCTGCGCTCGTCGCCAGGCTCTGCCAGTCCCGGCGGCGGCGACGGGTACATCACCTCCCAGAACCGCAGAGCCCTCGCTTCGGGATCGACGCTCATCAGCGCGTGCATCAGCGTCGTTCCCGACCGGGGTTCACCCGTCACGAACATCGGCCGGTCGATCACCTCGTCTGCGACAGGAAACCGTTCGCGGTCGGCGAAGAACTCCAGCCTGGTGGTGAGCAACCAGTGGCAGACGTCGGCGGCTTTGCGATACCCGTCCTGCGTCATCTGCTGGGCGTTGATGTGGTCGACGGCGATTCCGAACCGCTCCGGCAGCGTCGGATCGCCGTAGTCGCGCAGCCCGGTCTCCGCCTCCGCGCGGGCGAGTAATGCGGCGGCGTCCAGTGATCCGCTCATCCGCACAGCCTCAACAGTTCGTCCTCGGCTTCGCGGACATTGCCGGCAGACTGCGCGGCGTACCCACCTCCGGCCATCGCCGCGTAGTCCAGGATCTTGGGCACCCGCAGGCCGGCGTCGACGTAATCCTTGATGACGCGGGCCACCTGCTTCGGTGTCCCGTGGGGCACCATGGCCAGCACCATCTCCGGCTGGACGCGGTCGAGGAACTCGACGATGCGCTCGCGGGTCAGCACCGCCGGGTCGATGTCGTGAAAGCCGTTCCAGTCCGGCCCCATCGGATGTTCGAAACCGAATCTCCGCAGCACCTCCGCCGAGACCTGTAGCAGGAACGACTTCACCAGCGGCGCCTGCAGGATCTCGGCGAGGGCGGCGTCGTCGCGGCCCATCAGGCAGACCTGGATGAAACAGGGCGTGATCTGCTGCGGGTCACGGCCGGCTCGCTCCGCCGAAGAACGCACCCGCGTGAGCTTCTCGGCATAGTCGTCCGGGGTCCACGCCCCCGCCGGCCACCACCCGTCCGCGTACCGGCCTGCGATGTCCAACGATCGAGGGCCGCTGGCACCCACCCAGATCGGCGGGCGCCGACCCTCGTACGGTTCGGTGTCCAGACGCGCGTGACGCAGTCGGTAGAACCTACCGTCGAAGTCGACCGGTCCCTCGGTGTCCCACAGCAGCCGGATGACGTGCAGAGCCTCCTCGAATCGGCCTACCGGAGAACGGAAATCGAATCCGTAGGGCACGATGTTCTCGCGCTCTCCGCTGCCCAGCCCGAGGATGAACCGCCCCTTCGACAGATGGTCGATGGTCAGCGCGCTCTGCGCCAGCGACGCCGGGTGGCGCCGCACGGTGTCCACCACGCTGGTGGCCAACGGCACGTTCTCGGTCAGCACCGCGGCGGCCGCGGCGACCGCCATCCCGTCGAGGTGCCGATGCGGCGACGGGGACGCGACGGCGAGATCGGTGAATTCCGGTGTCCAGATCGAGTCCGGCCAGAAACTCACCATGTGGTCGGGCAGCCAGATCGAGTGGTACCGGCCGCTGTCGAGCTGCGCGAGCTGCCCGAGGTCAAGCGGCAGTGTGGTGCGCAGGAACGCGGCAGGCTGAACCTTCACGGCCGCAGCACCTCTCGCCTACCGCCTGGGCAGGCCCAGCACCTGCTGGGCGATGATGTTGCGCTGAATCTCCGAGGTGCCGCCGGCGATCGTGCCGCCGAAGCTGCGGCAGTACCGCTCGAACCAACTCGCGAAGTAGTGGTCGAGGTTCATGTGCTCGTACGGCCCGGAGGTCGCCGGATGCACGAGCCCGTCGAGACCCGCCGCTTCCAGAGCCAGACCTTCGATGCGCTGTTCGGCCTCGGCACCGAGGAGTTTCGGGATCGACACCGAGGCGACGTCCACCTCGCCGCGCGCCGCCTTCGCGATGCCGACCGACCCGAGCAGCCGCAGCGCCTCGTAATCCATGATGCTGCTGGCCAACGCGTCGCGCTCCAGCGGAGTCCGCGGCACGAAATCGGCGATGCAGTTGGCGATGCGGTCGGCGAAGCCCAACCACATCATGGTCCGCTCGTGTCCGAGCGATCCGTTGGCGACTCCCCACCCGCCGTTGAGGGGTCCGACCAGATTCTCGGCCGGCACCCGTACGTCGGTGAAGAAGACCTCGTTGAAGTCGAGGTTCTCGATTCCGGTCATGTCGGCGAAGGGCCGGCACACCACCCCGTCGAGGTCGGTCGGGATCAGCAGAACGCTGATCCCCTTGTGTTTGGGCGCATCCGGGTCGGTGCGCACGAAGGTGAGCAGGAAATCGGCGTCGTGGGCACCGGAGGTCCAGACCTTCTGTCCGTTGACGACGAACTCGTCCCCGTCGCGGACGGCCTTGGTGCGCAACGACGCAAGGTCGGAGCCGGCA is drawn from Mycolicibacterium gilvum and contains these coding sequences:
- a CDS encoding DUF1214 domain-containing protein; this encodes MAYGDGPDDVALRRAWETFCYQVKAAGQQIFKEHNPASELHRVDALRFLTQNLGQAFDLALETRDTRYPGMHAFCGPTRKLGGDCADFTYQQAWIDGDSVYRIHGERGTARFFNITVQGPRPDGPGVLHEPFGDVPEASLAGAELAVDHDGTFEVFLGGAPRASNWLPTTAGSRKLFVRQGFDSWDEIPARIAIERVDMAEPKPLPTAQQMVDAIAWAGDFLTGVMGDWPEFPFTHGGVDADAPNRFPAVVSTDGDTKRGRAAVNMHWVLTPDEALVIEFDAHDGFWSLTNMGVFFNSMDFRYRPVSYTPSRTAVDTDGKVRLVLAHTDPGFHNWIDTQGFERGNVTYRHMLDGAPVPLRTEVVKHSELAGVLPADTATVTAEERRAQMRVRFDAVGRRYTAL
- a CDS encoding sugar phosphate isomerase/epimerase family protein, whose amino-acid sequence is MAEISGAAERISVHSVTFHGAPLDELRRVWESLGLSRLSLIDAQLRQPGLTEAIASDNYSVESVFHLFESSDALRGVIDAAAGVGARVVYMLTGGRGDRTWEQAAGRFCDAVQPCLDAARQAGVALAIENASGLYADIHIAHTLSDTIELAESAGVGICIDLFHCWTEAHLGTLLDRALPRTELIQLSDYVLGDRSVPARAVPGDGAIPLEAIVAQALSAGYQHGFDLELIGPRIAEEGPLPAARRARTYVAELLTRIGTS
- a CDS encoding sulfotransferase family protein; amino-acid sequence: MSGSLDAAALLARAEAETGLRDYGDPTLPERFGIAVDHINAQQMTQDGYRKAADVCHWLLTTRLEFFADRERFPVADEVIDRPMFVTGEPRSGTTLMHALMSVDPEARALRFWEVMYPSPPPGLAEPGDERRARADADWREINAKAPKWLHSHPYNDMLGDGLPEDERTWAFDFRVMTPTAWWRVPMQTVVGGLPTDAAAQYRIHKAMLAQLQYARPRRHWVLKGFHGFRLAELFDAYPDASLLWLHRDPVQVAASRTMMMADILEGLVGPVDLHAATRMHLDLTRASIANTMTNPMVDDPRILHVRYTDFIADPVGTVRKYYAFTGRTLTDEAAARMRDYLANNKGDRHGKFRYSTSLLTDIGEDLDTLHAEFRPFRDRFGVEIENRG
- a CDS encoding LLM class flavin-dependent oxidoreductase, which gives rise to MKVQPAAFLRTTLPLDLGQLAQLDSGRYHSIWLPDHMVSFWPDSIWTPEFTDLAVASPSPHRHLDGMAVAAAAAVLTENVPLATSVVDTVRRHPASLAQSALTIDHLSKGRFILGLGSGERENIVPYGFDFRSPVGRFEEALHVIRLLWDTEGPVDFDGRFYRLRHARLDTEPYEGRRPPIWVGASGPRSLDIAGRYADGWWPAGAWTPDDYAEKLTRVRSSAERAGRDPQQITPCFIQVCLMGRDDAALAEILQAPLVKSFLLQVSAEVLRRFGFEHPMGPDWNGFHDIDPAVLTRERIVEFLDRVQPEMVLAMVPHGTPKQVARVIKDYVDAGLRVPKILDYAAMAGGGYAAQSAGNVREAEDELLRLCG
- a CDS encoding acyl-CoA dehydrogenase family protein, encoding MQLAFDSDVEEFRAEFSAFLDEHTPSAAETLERPRSVSHMPQWARDWQRLLFDNGWLLPAQPPEFGGRNASVLQTFVHAEELCRRRIYHSFNPQGVNIIAASLLTFGTDEQKHRWAVPVLRGERTASLGMSEPSAGSDLASLRTKAVRDGDEFVVNGQKVWTSGAHDADFLLTFVRTDPDAPKHKGISVLLIPTDLDGVVCRPFADMTGIENLDFNEVFFTDVRVPAENLVGPLNGGWGVANGSLGHERTMMWLGFADRIANCIADFVPRTPLERDALASSIMDYEALRLLGSVGIAKAARGEVDVASVSIPKLLGAEAEQRIEGLALEAAGLDGLVHPATSGPYEHMNLDHYFASWFERYCRSFGGTIAGGTSEIQRNIIAQQVLGLPRR